The Candidatus Binataceae bacterium genome window below encodes:
- a CDS encoding DUF4019 domain-containing protein, whose translation MSRHWSLLAGILLGAPLVLLFQVGAIQAGESNAAAVAQATQAAQKWLKLLDDGEYKQSWESASSLFKAAITDEQWEQRVAAVREPLGKVNTRKLTAAHYTTTLPGAPRRQVRRHQVRRLF comes from the coding sequence ATGAGCCGACATTGGAGTTTACTGGCAGGGATTTTACTGGGAGCGCCGCTCGTTTTGCTCTTTCAGGTCGGGGCGATTCAAGCGGGAGAGTCAAACGCCGCCGCTGTGGCGCAAGCGACGCAAGCGGCTCAGAAATGGCTGAAACTGTTGGACGACGGCGAATACAAACAGAGCTGGGAATCGGCCAGCAGTCTCTTCAAAGCCGCCATCACGGATGAACAATGGGAGCAGCGGGTGGCCGCGGTGCGCGAGCCGCTCGGCAAGGTCAATACGCGGAAACTCACGGCTGCCCACTATACGACGACTCTCCCGGGTGCCCCCCGACGGCAAGTACGTCGTCATCAGGTACGCCGCCTCTTTTGA